CGGGGCACAGCCTGCAGGAACTCAATCAGGCCTCTCAAGACGTGATAATTGGCGTTTTGGACACCGGGGTCTGGCCCGAATCTAAGTCCTTCATCGATGCTGACATGCCTGATGTGCCGGCGCGGTGGCGGGGCGAGTGTGAAGCCGCCCATGATTTTAATCCCAAAATCCACTGCAACAAGAAGTTAATAGGTGCCCGATTCTTCTCCAGAGGGTATAGCGTGGCATCTGGGGAGAAGGAGGCACATTCCCCCCGCGACACAGATGGCCATGGAACCCATACGGCGAGCACCGCCGCCGGCTCCCAAGTGGTGAACGCCAGCCTCTTAGGCTACGCCAGAGGAACTGCCCGTGGAATGGCAACTCACGCCCGATTGGCAACTTACAGAGTTTGCTGGAAAACTGGTTGTCTTGGGTCCGACATACTTGCTGCAATGGAGCGTGCGATTCTGGATGGAGTTGACGTTCTGTCAATGTCTTTAGGCGGTGGATCTGCTCCTTATTTCCGTGATACCATCGCGATTGGAGCTTTTGCAGCAATGGAGAAAGGTATTTTAGTTTCATGTTCGGCAGGAAATAGTGGGCCTACTAAAGAATCACTCGCAAATGTTGCGCCATGGATTATGACTGTTGGTGCTGGCACAATAGACAGGGATTTCCCTGCTTTCGCCATTTTAGGCAACGGCAAGAAATACACTGGAGTTTCACTGTATAGTGGAAAAGGCATTGGGAGGAGGATGGTGGAATTAGTGTACAACAAAGGTAGCAATAGTTCTAGCAATATGTGCTTAGCCGGGTCTCTGGATCCCGCCACCGTGCGTGGAAAGGTGGTGGTATGTGATAGAGGGATTAGTCCGAGGGTTGAGAAAGGTGCGGTGGTGAGGGAGGCGGGCGGTGTTGGGATGATTCTGGCCAATACGGCGGCCAGCGGGGAGGAGCTGGTAGCTGACAGCCACCTCTTGCCGGCTGTGGCGGTGGGGAGGAAAGCGGGTGATATGATAAGGCAGTACGTGAAGACGGCTAAGAACCCGACGGTTATGATGGGCTTTGCTGGGACGGTGGTGAATGTAAAGCCGTCGCCGGTCGTGGCGGCGTTCAGCTCAAGGGGGCCCAATATGGTGACGCCGCAGATTCTGAAGCCGGACGTAATCGGGCCGGGCGTGAATATCTTGGCCGCATGGTCACGGGCTCTGGGGCCCAGTGGTCTTGATAAGGACACCAGGAAGACTCAGTTCAACATCATGTCTGGTGAGAGTGAATACATAACGGCTATAATCTcagttattattttcatttctgtCGTTGTTCGATAATCATTTAGTGTTTGCTGaatcaaaattatgttaattcaTCGAAATCATCCTAATCATAGGAGCTCCGTGTCATTCGGGTTGCCAAAGGATGAACTGCAATATCAAGAActgaaaattgtcaaaaatgGTGATAAGGATGATCTGTttactttattaaaaagataaaagttgGATCTCAGATACCATTGCATATGTGTgtgcaattatttttctaacatgAGGAGCCTTTTTGAACTACTTTATGGAGTTGGGCGTGCTTGAAAAAGATTGTGAGTCCTTTGTTTATTGACTTCTATGGTGTCCGTTTTCTTGTGCGGTGGCACTAGTTCTCTTGTgcattgcattttttattttatttaatatattaaacatcatagtttgaataaaatctttctaaataaaatatatcatgtaAACTCATCGAAGATACAATAGGATTTGGTATAGAATATCCAATTTGAAATCcttgtttctttctctcaTCAGTTTGGTTTGCAATTGGTTAATGGCCTTGGATGTCGAATCATGTAGGTTAACTGTATGATGAAATTTGCAGGTACATCGATGTCTTGCCCTCACATAAGCGGTTTAGCAGCTCTGCTGAAAGCAGCCCATCCGAATTGGAGCCCAAGCGCCATTAAATCAGCATTGATGACCACGGCATACACACTAGACAACGCCAACTCCCCGCTCCGTGATGCTGCCGATTACTCACTCTCTACTCCGTGGGCTCATGGAGCCGGCCATGTCAATCCCCACAAGGCCCTATCTCCGGGGCTTGTGTATGACGCCACACCAGAAGATTATGTTGCTTTCCTTTGCTCGTTGCGATATACTGTTGAGATGATACAGGCTATTGCTAAACGCCCAAATATCACTTGTGCTCGAAAGTTCCGTGACCCTGGCCAGCTCAACTATCCTTCCTTCTCCGTGCTGTTCGGCAAGTCTAGAATCGTAAAGTACTCCCGAGAATTAACCAACGTGGGAGCTGCAGGGTCTGTTTACCTTGTCTCCGTTGAGGCACCCCCAACTGTGGCTGTGAGCGTGAAGCCCTCAAAACTCGTGTTCAAGAACGTAGGAGATAAGCAACGGTATACAGTTACGTTCACGTCCAAGAAGAGTGTTAATCCAGTGTCTCATGCATTTGGTTCAATTACTTGGAAGAATGCACAAGATCAAGTGAAGAGCCCGGTTGCCTTCTCATGGACGCAGCTGTGAGATGTTGACATTATGGGCTCCAGTCACTACAGGAAATCTCGGACAAGGGGGTTTGGAACAACTAATTATGGGAAAGTAGAGGATACTATGTTCCTCAAAAGTCGGTTTTCGCGCGTTAGTGAACTGTAATGTAATTGAACTGGGCTTGACGCACCTTCTTGTTTTTAATGGGATTTTAAACCGGCCGAATACAAAGCCTTATTCATGCAGTTTATAAACTGATAGACCATACATGATTTTATGCGCGCGTTGttatatcataattaactTATCAAGACTGGCAAGCGCAACACCTCAAAAAGGAGATCCATAAAGGGAAAAGCAGTAGAACAGCACACatagttatattaattgagGTTGTGCTAATAACAGAAGTAGCAAGGGTAGCAACAGCTTTTGTGACAACATGAACATATATTTAACTTGGGACATTTAGGATTACATGTACACTTCATGCAAGAGCAGGTAGGGCAGGATGGACATTTTGGTAtgctgcagcagcagcagcagtcCAGGCTACATTTGCACTTGTTAAAGCATTGGCTATTCCAGCAGGAGAAACAATGGCACTTGGGCATTCGGCACTTCACACAGGGGTTGCAGCAACAGTTGCATTCCATGCAGTCGCAGCAGCAGCTTGGAATCTGGAAATGAGGCAAGCAACTACAACAGCAGATCCACGATACGTTGAAACAGGATACTCCACTGCCCAAAAAGGTAATTCGTGTTATAAACAGAAGTATCTGCTCTGGAATAGAGCCGAGTAAGTTTAACACATAACCTAAAGAAGGTTTTAAGTTAGTTTCGGTTTTCGTCTTGTGTTTCACTTCACTGCGTTACATGTATAAAATCCATGTCACTTTTCTATTTATGGGAAAAAGGTCCTTCCCCAGGTTCTTCTACGTTCTTCAGCTAAACTGCAGTGAATTTCTCATCCTTGTTCGAACAGAGGGACTAGATTAAGTTTTAATCAGTTTTGGAGGAGAAACTATGTATCTTTTTCCCCTTTAAGGAGTAGAATTCAGCTCTAAAAGTACTGCATCTCATCTTAGATCTTCTTATGTGAACTTTAAATATGGAGTTGAGAGCTTGGTACCAGAGCCATTTCCAGAAGCGACGTGATCTGCGGATCTTCTTGGTTCTGCTTTCAAGATTTAAAAGGCAAGATAAGAAGAATGATAACATAGTATTATTACACATCGACATGCAAGAAGAATCAAATCAAGTTTTTGGTTCTTACGTAGGTATGAGAGGATCTGCATTTCCTATTACGAAATCTGCAACCCTGCCAATTCCGAATACTCATTACTGCTAACTGGTGATAAGATGGTAGCATGATCGACATAATTTGAGGAATGCAAAACCACGTGTGAGGCGGTTGGATATGTTCTTGAAAATGGTTACTTAAAATTCAAAGCAAATGCAATGCCAGTAAGTAACGTACTCTTTGCAGGATCTTGAAGCTGGTTGAAGGCCCTCAATAGATTTCAGTTCTTCCTGTCCACAACGAATTTCCAATGAAatctattattgaaaattaaacttttccgGCAGTAAAGTCATGGTCATGAACAGAGGAATGAACTCGGTTGTTAACATATGAATGCTTCACATGATACAGAAACATTGAAGTTTAAAACTCCATTTCCTAATGTATCTGCAACAATCTGAATACAACACCTTAGAAGCCAACAGGACAGTAAATCACCACAAAGTTTCAACAAGATCCAAAGGTTCTCCAGAAAACTGCCAAGTACCAGAATATCTGAAGTTCATCAGACAGCTTTGCCCTTCACAAACTACTCCAGCAAACAAAGGTCAAGGGGTGAAACTGATGAGATGCATCTGTAAGAAGACCAAGTGCTCGAGCGATTTTTTCTCACAACTCTAACAAGAATCTGAATCCAGGCAAGTCCCGAGTCGGGAGTCATCGAACTTCTAGTTAGCAAGTTAATACAAGATTTTGTGGTCTTTAAAGAGGAAATTGCTCATGTGGTCCAAAGTAAACATTCAAACTCAGGTTGcttaattacaacaaaaaatctACATAGAGCTCGAGGTGCCGCCAGTTCGGCACGACACACCTTACAAAAGGATCAGGGAATTTGTATttccacaaataaaaaacacagggAGACATCACATGCTATAAAAATGGTCTCGTAGTTCAAGCCTCTCTTCCCCACCTACCTTCCCAAGGATTGAAATAAGCTAACTCATCATCAATCAGCAGCCATAACACAAAAAAGCAAGAATattcaagaaacataaaaaacaGCCCGTTTGGATTTGATTGCTGGGACTATTTCTCAAGAACTGTTGAATTTGCTACAAGTTGGCAATGAACACTAATTTAACAAAGATTTTGTGAAATCTAACTCCAATGTCCTCCAAACAAACAGACCCGCTGCAGGATTCAATCTTGAGCTAAAATAAGTTCAATGTGAGGCGGAAGGAAACCAGAGAAAGTGTACTTTAAACtcagccaaaaaaaaaaaaaaacaactgaAACAGAGCAATTTGTACAGTGAAACTTGACATCCTTTAAACTCACCTCTAGAAAACCAATTTCCCTCTCCAGCATCTGAACTTTGGCCAACTCCCTCCGCTTCCCGTACAAATCCGGATACTGGGGTGGCGACTTCGGCCGCGGTGGCGGCAGTGACGGCACGGACCCATTGCCCCTTAAGCCAGCCATTTCTCCAAGATTCCTTTTCACCCCCTACCCTCCGCTTATGTAATCATACAATAAGCACTGGAAAACTAACAGAAGTAAGGATAACCAAATTGGGCAATGCTGATTTTCAGTATAGTGaaacaaacacacataaaCCCTGCAGactaagagagagagagagaaattgcTGTTAGGTATGGGAATGGGAAAACGAAAAGttacaagaaagaaaagaagacaGAGGAAATAATTACTGAGTTCTCTGACTCTTGGGATAATTACAGGGGTCCAGGCCCCAAAAGTTCTGTCAAACAACAACTACAgccagagagagagagagagagccaTTAACAGAACAAAGCAAGCAAGCAAGCAAGCGTTACTATTTGCTAATTGTAAATACAGATACACATACATGCACGAGCAGCATACCATGTAT
This Sesamum indicum cultivar Zhongzhi No. 13 linkage group LG5, S_indicum_v1.0, whole genome shotgun sequence DNA region includes the following protein-coding sequences:
- the LOC105161931 gene encoding subtilisin-like protease SBT1.8, which codes for MAFRAVIWFLAVSFVIPSCLHLTCAKKTYIVHMKHHQKPASYATHSDWYTDHLQSLTSGAGDSLLYTYDVAYHGYAAALIPEEVESLRQSESVVGVYEDTIYSLHTTRTPEFLGLDSGLGPWAGHSLQELNQASQDVIIGVLDTGVWPESKSFIDADMPDVPARWRGECEAAHDFNPKIHCNKKLIGARFFSRGYSVASGEKEAHSPRDTDGHGTHTASTAAGSQVVNASLLGYARGTARGMATHARLATYRVCWKTGCLGSDILAAMERAILDGVDVLSMSLGGGSAPYFRDTIAIGAFAAMEKGILVSCSAGNSGPTKESLANVAPWIMTVGAGTIDRDFPAFAILGNGKKYTGVSLYSGKGIGRRMVELVYNKGSNSSSNMCLAGSLDPATVRGKVVVCDRGISPRVEKGAVVREAGGVGMILANTAASGEELVADSHLLPAVAVGRKAGDMIRQYVKTAKNPTVMMGFAGTVVNVKPSPVVAAFSSRGPNMVTPQILKPDVIGPGVNILAAWSRALGPSGLDKDTRKTQFNIMSGTSMSCPHISGLAALLKAAHPNWSPSAIKSALMTTAYTLDNANSPLRDAADYSLSTPWAHGAGHVNPHKALSPGLVYDATPEDYVAFLCSLRYTVEMIQAIAKRPNITCARKFRDPGQLNYPSFSVLFGKSRIVKYSRELTNVGAAGSVYLVSVEAPPTVAVSVKPSKLVFKNVGDKQRYTVTFTSKKSVNPVSHAFGSITWKNAQDQVKSPVAFSWTQL
- the LOC105161930 gene encoding guanine nucleotide-binding protein subunit gamma 3, which encodes MAGLRGNGSVPSLPPPRPKSPPQYPDLYGKRRELAKVQMLEREIGFLEEELKSIEGLQPASRSCKEVADFVIGNADPLIPTTKKIRRSRRFWKWLCGVSCFNVSWICCCSCLPHFQIPSCCCDCMECNCCCNPCVKCRMPKCHCFSCWNSQCFNKCKCSLDCCCCCSIPKCPSCPTCSCMKCTCNPKCPKLNICSCCHKSCCYPCYFCY